In Paracoccus fistulariae, a single window of DNA contains:
- a CDS encoding glycosyl transferase family 90: MTEPPLFIHISPDWCGQQALANLFRQNGHAVALEEGGRLAEDILYAQATDGRALAPWSRVRLVTGLYRHSPFWLPPLEAWRSFDWLAARFPGARFILTTREVDGWLLDRMVRDARQVARCHAHYLGVAEAELPEIWEAQWKDHIAAVEAFFGNDPRLIRVNIDQDSIADLAARLSDLLPMGTLPPDRNWHPPYATPPENTLLTNLEPRLTAIAGNRTYIDDVAGFCLQGLDAARDGDTPMSAYSCIWDGGDRITRGSGTPRDMAVLRRADPPPVAVSTQDRDFKHQRCEAVINDVLRTGHALPLRVDMEDSRWLGSAQGDVAHQPVVCHNRRVGAQNVVLWPLPDLHSIGLPGFDPYAPPDQIPFEEKRDQIVWRGMISGSEMRDSVKPGPASHVFLDQLAKAGRDPAAREEAWNGLKRTSRLNFILRHFDDKDFDLGIVMAWRYRDFATDPFLAPYCRPRETLDFFRGFCYQLYLSGYDHGSNFIPMIDSQSVLLKEEDGWEVFYSGRFKPWKHYIPLARYGADIKEKLAWARGNPLKCNEMSAASRAEVARLRDPATRRAILARILDGLAAAG; the protein is encoded by the coding sequence ATGACGGAACCGCCCCTCTTTATCCATATCAGCCCGGATTGGTGCGGGCAGCAGGCGCTGGCCAATCTGTTTCGACAGAATGGTCATGCCGTCGCGCTGGAAGAGGGGGGGCGGCTGGCCGAGGATATCCTTTACGCGCAGGCAACAGACGGTCGGGCGCTAGCGCCCTGGTCGCGGGTCCGGCTGGTGACGGGCCTGTATCGGCACAGTCCATTTTGGCTGCCGCCGCTGGAGGCATGGCGCAGTTTCGACTGGCTGGCCGCGCGTTTCCCCGGGGCGCGTTTCATCCTGACCACGCGCGAGGTGGATGGCTGGCTGCTGGATCGCATGGTGCGCGATGCCCGTCAGGTCGCGCGCTGCCACGCCCATTATCTTGGGGTGGCAGAGGCTGAACTCCCCGAGATATGGGAGGCGCAGTGGAAAGATCACATCGCGGCGGTCGAGGCATTTTTCGGCAACGATCCCCGGCTGATCCGGGTGAATATCGATCAGGACAGCATCGCCGATCTGGCGGCCAGATTGTCCGATCTGCTGCCGATGGGCACGCTGCCCCCGGACCGGAACTGGCATCCCCCCTATGCAACGCCGCCTGAAAACACCCTTCTGACCAATCTGGAACCCCGCCTTACGGCGATTGCGGGGAATCGGACCTATATCGACGATGTCGCGGGCTTCTGCCTGCAGGGGCTGGATGCGGCCCGGGATGGCGATACGCCGATGTCGGCCTATTCCTGCATCTGGGACGGGGGTGACCGGATCACGCGGGGCAGCGGCACGCCGCGCGATATGGCCGTGCTGAGGCGGGCCGACCCGCCCCCTGTCGCCGTTTCCACTCAGGATCGCGATTTCAAGCATCAGCGCTGCGAAGCGGTGATCAATGACGTGCTGCGGACCGGTCACGCCCTGCCTTTGCGGGTGGATATGGAGGATTCGCGCTGGCTGGGGTCGGCCCAGGGCGATGTCGCACATCAGCCGGTGGTCTGCCACAATCGGCGGGTCGGGGCGCAGAATGTCGTCCTCTGGCCGCTGCCGGATCTGCACAGCATCGGCCTGCCCGGCTTTGATCCCTATGCCCCGCCCGACCAGATCCCCTTCGAGGAAAAGAGGGATCAGATCGTCTGGCGCGGCATGATCTCGGGCAGCGAAATGCGCGACAGCGTCAAGCCGGGTCCGGCCTCGCATGTCTTTCTGGACCAGCTGGCCAAGGCAGGGCGCGATCCCGCAGCCCGCGAAGAGGCGTGGAACGGGCTGAAACGCACATCGCGGCTGAATTTCATCCTGCGGCATTTCGATGACAAGGATTTCGACCTGGGGATCGTGATGGCCTGGCGCTATCGCGATTTCGCCACGGACCCGTTTCTGGCGCCGTATTGCAGGCCACGGGAGACGCTGGATTTCTTTCGCGGATTCTGCTATCAGCTTTATCTGTCGGGCTATGATCACGGCTCCAATTTCATTCCCATGATCGACAGCCAGTCCGTGCTGCTGAAAGAGGAAGACGGCTGGGAAGTCTTCTATTCTGGTCGCTTCAAACCGTGGAAACACTATATTCCGCTGGCGCGATATGGCGCTGATATCAAGGAAAAGCTCGCCTGGGCGCGAGGCAACCCGTTGAAATGCAATGAAATGTCGGCGGCGTCTCGGGCCGAGGTCGCGCGCCTGCGCGATCCCGCGACGCGCCGTGCGATTCTGGCCCGCATTCTCGACGGGCTTGCCGCCGCAGGCTAA
- a CDS encoding ureidoglycolate lyase: MTTIRIQPITAAAFAPFGELLCAKAAPDKLINQGRCERHHALATVQRGDGEAIISLFRSEAVSLPYECTLLERHPLGSQAFMPLGPDPWLSVVAPDEDGMPGQPLAFLVPAGMGINLHAGIWHGVLTPLENPADFLVVDREGDGVNLQEVLIPAVTITA; encoded by the coding sequence ATGACAACCATTCGGATCCAGCCCATCACCGCAGCCGCCTTTGCGCCCTTTGGCGAATTGCTGTGCGCGAAAGCCGCGCCGGACAAGCTGATCAATCAGGGGCGCTGCGAAAGGCACCACGCCCTTGCCACGGTGCAGCGCGGCGATGGTGAGGCGATCATTTCGCTGTTTCGGTCCGAAGCGGTCAGCCTGCCCTATGAATGCACGCTGCTGGAACGCCATCCCTTAGGCAGTCAGGCCTTCATGCCACTGGGCCCGGATCCCTGGCTGTCGGTGGTCGCGCCGGATGAGGACGGGATGCCCGGTCAGCCGCTGGCCTTTCTGGTGCCCGCCGGTATGGGGATCAACCTGCATGCAGGCATCTGGCACGGGGTGCTGACGCCGCTGGAGAATCCCGCCGATTTTCTGGTCGTCGACCGCGAGGGCGACGGTGTGAACCTGCAGGAAGTGCTGATCCCGGCGGTCACGATCACCGCATGA
- a CDS encoding alkane 1-monooxygenase, whose translation MSDSPLPRHSNLPAAAPFWMSVLMLPLVALAAMRGGLWWMLIPAYAWYLTTFLDIALGTSAANPDPQTPVDQLFWHRAVTIIWFPLQFIAIFGSIWYVSQSDHMTIWNKLGLFFGIGVLSGTIGLVYAHELLHQKTRYERLLGDLLLASVLYSHFRTEHLLVHHSWVGTPRDAVTARYNEGFHRFFWRVLRDGPHSAWRAEKGRLARGGSRFWDARNPFWLYGALQIGALVLALLLGGWLGLGLFLFQAIVAVWQLELTNYVEHYGLTRKYLGEGRYEHIKPRHSWNASQKASNWLLINLQRHSDHHYKPDRRFPLLQTYDRDDAPQLPFGYPAMTFVAMIPPLWRRRMNPRVRAWRRQFYPEITDWAPYNRGDTPMPRNAL comes from the coding sequence ATGAGCGATTCCCCCCTTCCCCGGCATTCGAACCTGCCCGCCGCTGCCCCGTTCTGGATGTCGGTACTGATGCTGCCGTTGGTCGCGCTGGCCGCCATGCGGGGCGGGCTGTGGTGGATGCTGATACCGGCCTATGCCTGGTATCTGACCACCTTTCTGGACATCGCTTTGGGAACAAGCGCGGCCAATCCCGATCCGCAAACCCCGGTCGATCAGCTGTTCTGGCACCGGGCCGTCACGATCATCTGGTTCCCGCTGCAATTCATCGCGATCTTCGGGTCGATCTGGTATGTCTCGCAATCCGATCACATGACGATCTGGAACAAGCTGGGCCTGTTCTTTGGCATCGGCGTGCTGTCGGGCACCATCGGCCTTGTCTATGCCCATGAGCTGCTGCACCAGAAAACCAGATATGAAAGGCTGCTGGGCGATCTGCTGCTGGCCAGCGTGCTTTATTCGCATTTCCGGACCGAACATCTGCTGGTCCATCATTCCTGGGTCGGCACGCCGCGCGACGCGGTGACCGCCCGCTATAATGAGGGATTTCACCGATTTTTCTGGCGCGTGCTGCGGGACGGGCCGCACAGCGCCTGGCGGGCGGAAAAGGGCAGGCTGGCGCGGGGCGGGAGCAGGTTCTGGGACGCCCGCAACCCGTTCTGGCTTTACGGCGCGCTGCAGATCGGGGCGCTGGTGCTGGCGCTGCTTCTGGGCGGCTGGCTGGGGCTGGGCCTGTTCCTGTTTCAGGCCATCGTCGCCGTCTGGCAGCTGGAACTGACCAATTATGTCGAACATTACGGGCTGACGCGGAAATATCTGGGCGAGGGGCGTTATGAGCATATCAAGCCCCGACACAGCTGGAATGCCAGCCAGAAGGCGTCGAACTGGCTGCTGATCAACCTGCAGCGCCATTCCGATCACCATTACAAGCCCGACCGCCGTTTCCCGCTGTTGCAGACCTATGACCGGGACGACGCGCCGCAACTGCCCTTTGGCTATCCGGCGATGACCTTTGTCGCGATGATCCCGCCGCTGTGGCGCAGGCGGATGAACCCGCGCGTGCGCGCATGGCGGCGGCAATTCTATCCCGAGATCACGGATTGGGCGCCCTATAACCGTGGCGACACGCCGATGCCGCGCAATGCGCTATAG
- a CDS encoding Crp/Fnr family transcriptional regulator encodes MITALHVPGDFVDLHGFVLAGLEHEVVALGPTEVEFVEHSELVEITENFPHLTRLMWMATLIDAAVHRQWLVAAASLRSSAHLAHLLCEIYTRLNAVGAAANMHFTLPLLQRELADILGYSPIHINRAVRDLRDRGLIRWTGSDITILDWDGLRRLARFDPTYLDLERHSR; translated from the coding sequence GTGATCACAGCACTGCATGTGCCGGGCGATTTTGTCGACCTGCATGGCTTTGTGCTGGCCGGGTTGGAACATGAGGTCGTGGCCCTTGGGCCCACGGAAGTCGAGTTCGTGGAGCATAGCGAACTGGTCGAGATTACCGAGAATTTTCCGCATCTGACGCGTCTGATGTGGATGGCGACGCTGATTGATGCTGCGGTGCACCGGCAATGGCTTGTCGCGGCGGCTTCGCTGCGGTCCAGTGCGCATCTGGCGCATCTGCTGTGCGAGATCTACACGCGGCTGAACGCCGTCGGGGCTGCGGCGAATATGCATTTCACGCTGCCTTTGCTGCAACGCGAACTGGCGGATATCCTTGGCTATTCGCCCATCCATATCAACCGCGCGGTGCGCGATCTGCGTGATCGCGGCCTGATCCGCTGGACTGGCAGCGATATCACCATTCTGGACTGGGACGGTTTGCGGCGCCTGGCGCGGTTCGATCCCACCTATCTGGACCTTGAGCGGCACAGCCGCTGA
- a CDS encoding GSCFA domain-containing protein has protein sequence MTHPYADLPPQAFWRSGVADADPAALDGIYRPGVALEADARIATAGSCFAQHISRALRAAGVQVLDVEPAPNDEAPDLAHSFNYGVYSARYGNIYTTRQLLQLLRDSQSGHIAPDEIWQRDGRFFDAQRPGIEPVGFISDHEARLMRQLHLAAVKRLFATATHLIFTLGLVECWSDLQTGRVFPIAPGVIAGQHDPARYRLLRLGFSEVLQDLQQIRDHLHRDNPSLRMILTVSPVPLVATATDQHVLPATSGAKAILRAAAGEFADGHQDVDYFPAYEIITNPAARGRFYMKNCRDVTPQGVQAVTGVFLRAHGLTQVTDGQGDAHGRSAEDLICEEIMLQADRP, from the coding sequence ATGACACATCCTTATGCCGATCTTCCGCCACAGGCCTTCTGGCGCAGCGGCGTGGCCGATGCCGACCCTGCGGCGCTGGACGGCATCTATCGGCCGGGTGTTGCGCTAGAGGCCGATGCCCGGATCGCCACGGCGGGCAGTTGCTTTGCCCAGCATATCAGCCGCGCCCTGCGCGCGGCGGGGGTGCAGGTTCTGGATGTCGAACCCGCCCCGAATGACGAAGCTCCGGATCTGGCGCACAGCTTCAACTACGGTGTCTATTCGGCCCGCTACGGCAATATCTACACCACACGGCAATTGCTGCAATTGCTGCGCGACAGTCAGTCTGGCCATATCGCCCCGGATGAGATCTGGCAGCGCGATGGCCGTTTCTTCGACGCGCAGCGCCCGGGGATCGAGCCTGTGGGCTTCATCTCGGATCACGAGGCGCGGCTGATGCGTCAACTGCATCTTGCGGCGGTGAAACGGCTTTTCGCCACGGCGACGCATCTGATCTTTACGCTTGGGCTGGTCGAATGCTGGTCGGATCTGCAGACGGGGCGGGTCTTTCCGATCGCTCCGGGGGTGATCGCGGGGCAGCATGATCCGGCGCGCTATCGGCTGCTGCGGCTTGGGTTCAGCGAGGTATTGCAGGATTTGCAGCAGATCCGGGACCATCTGCACCGCGATAACCCGTCGCTGCGCATGATCCTGACCGTATCGCCGGTGCCGTTGGTCGCGACGGCGACGGACCAGCATGTATTGCCCGCGACCAGCGGTGCAAAAGCGATCCTGCGCGCGGCTGCGGGCGAATTTGCGGATGGGCATCAGGATGTGGATTATTTCCCTGCCTATGAAATCATCACCAACCCCGCCGCGCGCGGCAGGTTTTACATGAAGAACTGCCGCGACGTGACCCCGCAGGGGGTGCAGGCGGTGACGGGCGTCTTTCTGCGCGCCCACGGCCTGACGCAGGTGACGGACGGGCAGGGCGATGCCCACGGCAGATCGGCCGAGGATCTGATCTGCGAGGAAATCATGCTTCAGGCGGATCGCCCATGA
- a CDS encoding extensin family protein, which translates to MRQVAAPLMAAMVGLWAGTTLAQERPIEAPRPEATRPASEEQTARPPEKPMAPAVPRDNTVTKVFGPPPPPLWFLLRESDQDYAACKLALSFLGTVYSEAPPQTAPENPDCGIARPVRVERILPDLVLEGGALMRCDTARSLGLWARDFLRPASAALPDAPRVTGLRLGTTYDCRARVGGQQNTAKLSEHAYGNAIDITGFVFDNGETLAVEPRMDTGQASEGFQKAVRHAGCLFFTTVLGPGSNAAHDNHLHFDMAARRGGWRLCE; encoded by the coding sequence GTGAGGCAGGTCGCGGCCCCGCTTATGGCCGCGATGGTCGGCCTTTGGGCCGGAACGACCCTTGCGCAGGAACGCCCGATCGAAGCGCCCCGCCCTGAGGCCACCCGGCCCGCCAGCGAAGAACAGACCGCGCGCCCGCCTGAAAAGCCGATGGCCCCGGCTGTCCCCCGTGATAACACGGTGACCAAGGTTTTCGGCCCTCCGCCCCCGCCCCTGTGGTTTCTGCTGCGCGAAAGCGATCAGGACTATGCCGCCTGCAAGCTGGCGCTGTCATTTCTGGGCACCGTCTATTCCGAAGCGCCGCCGCAGACAGCGCCGGAAAACCCCGATTGCGGCATAGCCCGGCCCGTCCGCGTGGAACGGATCCTGCCCGACCTGGTGCTGGAGGGCGGCGCGCTCATGCGCTGCGATACTGCCCGGTCGCTTGGCCTCTGGGCGCGCGATTTCCTGCGCCCGGCCTCGGCCGCCCTGCCGGATGCGCCCCGCGTGACCGGCCTGCGGCTTGGCACCACCTATGACTGTCGCGCCCGGGTCGGCGGACAGCAAAATACGGCGAAGCTCTCTGAACATGCCTATGGCAATGCCATCGATATCACGGGCTTTGTCTTTGATAATGGTGAAACGCTTGCCGTCGAGCCGCGGATGGACACCGGCCAGGCAAGCGAGGGGTTTCAGAAGGCCGTTCGCCATGCGGGCTGCCTGTTCTTCACCACGGTTCTGGGCCCGGGGTCGAACGCCGCCCATGACAACCACCTGCATTTCGACATGGCTGCCCGGCGGGGCGGCTGGCGGCTGTGCGAGTAG
- a CDS encoding ribonuclease HII gives MKLMPDDSFERAAMARGARLIAGVDEVGRGPLAGPVMAAAVILDLSRLPEGLNDSKKLTAKRREALADWAQEHCDWAVGSCSVEEIDQLNIYHAAHLAMCRAVQGLRQVPDHVLIDGNKIPRDLTLSAEAVVKGDARSLSIAAASILAKVLRDRIMVDLAQHYPGYGWEVNAGYPTPAHKKALLELGVTPYHRRSFKPVHNILCKAR, from the coding sequence ATGAAATTAATGCCGGATGACAGTTTCGAACGCGCGGCCATGGCGCGCGGCGCGCGGCTGATTGCGGGCGTGGATGAGGTCGGGCGTGGCCCTCTGGCTGGCCCGGTCATGGCGGCGGCGGTGATTCTGGATCTGAGTCGCCTTCCGGAAGGTCTGAACGATTCCAAGAAGTTGACGGCCAAGCGCCGGGAAGCACTGGCAGACTGGGCGCAGGAACATTGCGATTGGGCGGTGGGCAGCTGCTCGGTCGAGGAAATCGACCAGCTGAATATCTATCACGCCGCGCATCTGGCGATGTGCCGCGCGGTGCAGGGGCTGCGGCAGGTGCCCGATCACGTTCTGATCGACGGCAACAAGATCCCGCGTGATCTGACCCTATCGGCCGAGGCGGTGGTCAAGGGCGATGCCCGCTCACTGTCGATTGCCGCCGCCTCGATCCTGGCCAAGGTGTTGCGCGATCGCATCATGGTGGATTTGGCGCAACACTATCCCGGCTATGGCTGGGAGGTGAACGCGGGTTATCCGACTCCGGCCCATAAAAAGGCGCTGCTGGAATTGGGCGTGACACCATATCATCGGCGGTCATTTAAGCCTGTCCACAATATCTTGTGTAAAGCCAGATAA
- a CDS encoding L,D-transpeptidase family protein yields MPLRLPRLSTALLLMLAASPAIAQSEAAFTAADIDAAAYDGGDLPPGRSALTAKVQVLLDRSGTSPGVIDGYRGGMSQSAIMAFERRAGLPMDGAMDPHVWNLLQSYASEPITQNYTITAEDAQNLVDAIPTDYAEKAQMSAMGYTSIAEKLGERFHMDDKFIAFLNPGVPIAPGSTIAVTRPASPIRSEVTRIIIDKATRRVAVYNSRGRMIADYPATIGSDATPSPSGNHKVVTVAMNPNYTYNPAKNFKQGDNDKPLIVPPGPNGPVGTVWIDLSQPTYGIHGTPTPSQLFRNQSNGCVRLTNWDAEELARNVRGGVTMVEFLPPGVTIAEATGVTTAPVTTEDLSTSVKTPAAATTEAATSAPTATTTPDADLGYGKQDGGQNPAAEPLREDTTEDAADAQQPQDDPLSSALSDILPEGFVVPLPDDNQ; encoded by the coding sequence ATGCCGCTTCGCCTGCCCCGCCTTTCGACAGCCCTGCTTTTGATGCTGGCCGCCAGCCCGGCGATTGCCCAAAGCGAGGCGGCCTTTACCGCAGCCGATATCGACGCCGCCGCCTATGACGGGGGCGATCTGCCGCCCGGCCGGTCGGCGCTGACCGCCAAGGTTCAGGTTCTGCTGGACCGTTCCGGCACCTCACCGGGTGTAATCGACGGCTACAGGGGCGGGATGAGCCAAAGCGCCATCATGGCCTTTGAACGCCGCGCGGGCCTGCCCATGGATGGCGCGATGGATCCGCATGTGTGGAACCTGCTGCAATCCTATGCATCCGAGCCGATCACCCAGAACTACACGATCACCGCCGAGGATGCGCAGAATCTGGTCGATGCGATCCCCACGGATTACGCCGAAAAGGCACAAATGTCGGCGATGGGCTATACCAGCATTGCCGAGAAGCTGGGCGAGCGCTTTCACATGGACGACAAGTTCATCGCCTTCCTAAATCCCGGTGTGCCGATCGCGCCCGGCAGCACCATTGCGGTGACGCGCCCGGCCTCACCCATCCGGTCCGAGGTGACGCGGATCATCATCGACAAGGCCACCCGGCGGGTTGCCGTCTATAACTCTCGCGGGCGCATGATTGCGGATTATCCGGCCACCATCGGCTCTGACGCGACGCCATCGCCATCAGGGAATCACAAGGTGGTCACGGTCGCGATGAACCCGAATTACACCTATAATCCGGCCAAGAACTTCAAGCAGGGCGATAATGACAAGCCGCTGATCGTGCCGCCGGGGCCGAATGGCCCGGTGGGCACCGTCTGGATCGACCTGTCGCAGCCGACCTATGGCATCCACGGCACGCCGACCCCCTCGCAGCTTTTTCGCAACCAGTCGAATGGCTGCGTCCGTCTGACCAACTGGGATGCCGAGGAACTGGCCAGAAATGTGCGCGGCGGCGTCACCATGGTCGAGTTTCTGCCCCCCGGCGTGACCATTGCCGAGGCGACGGGCGTCACCACGGCCCCCGTCACCACCGAAGATCTGTCAACTTCGGTCAAAACCCCGGCCGCCGCCACCACCGAGGCCGCGACGTCGGCGCCAACCGCCACGACGACGCCGGATGCCGATCTGGGCTATGGCAAGCAGGATGGCGGGCAGAATCCGGCTGCAGAGCCATTGCGCGAAGACACGACCGAGGATGCCGCCGACGCGCAGCAACCGCAGGACGATCCGCTGAGCAGCGCCCTGTCGGATATCCTGCCCGAAGGCTTCGTCGTTCCCCTGCCGGACGACAATCAGTGA
- a CDS encoding site-specific DNA-methyltransferase, producing the protein MTKIKDKRADSARPLPLNQILAGDCIEMMNSLPEGSVDLIFADPPYNLQLRGDLHRPDNSKVDAVDDHWDQFSGFAAYDNFTRDWLAAARRILKPNGAIWVIGSYHNIFRVGAELQNQGFWIMNDVIWRKSNPMPNFRGKRLTNAHETMIWASKSENSKYTFNYEALKSLNEGVQMRSDWVIPICNGGERLKDGKGDKAHPTQKPEALLHRVLIGTTNPGDVVLDPFFGTGTTGAVAKMLGRDFIGIEREEAYREVAEKRLSRIRRLDAEAIATTKAKRAEPRVPFGQVIERGMLRPGEQLYSIGSRHKAKVRADGSLIGNDVKGSIHQVGAALEGAPSCNGWTYWHFKREGKMIPIDLLRQQIRAEMAGEVSRPN; encoded by the coding sequence ATGACGAAGATCAAAGACAAACGTGCGGATTCCGCGCGGCCCTTACCGCTGAACCAGATTCTGGCGGGCGATTGCATCGAGATGATGAATTCACTGCCCGAGGGCAGCGTGGATCTGATTTTTGCCGATCCGCCCTATAACCTGCAATTGCGCGGCGATCTGCACCGGCCCGACAATTCCAAGGTCGATGCGGTTGATGATCACTGGGACCAGTTTTCCGGCTTTGCCGCCTATGACAATTTCACCCGCGACTGGCTGGCCGCTGCCCGCCGCATTCTGAAGCCGAACGGCGCAATCTGGGTGATCGGCAGCTATCACAATATCTTCCGTGTCGGTGCCGAGCTGCAAAATCAGGGCTTCTGGATCATGAATGACGTGATCTGGCGCAAATCCAACCCGATGCCGAATTTCCGGGGCAAGCGCCTGACCAATGCGCATGAGACGATGATCTGGGCCTCGAAATCCGAAAATTCGAAATACACCTTCAACTACGAGGCGCTGAAATCCCTGAATGAGGGTGTCCAGATGCGCAGCGATTGGGTCATCCCGATCTGCAATGGCGGTGAGCGTCTGAAGGATGGCAAGGGCGACAAGGCCCATCCCACCCAGAAGCCCGAGGCGCTGCTGCATCGCGTGCTGATCGGCACGACCAATCCCGGCGATGTCGTGCTGGACCCGTTCTTTGGCACCGGCACCACCGGCGCCGTGGCCAAGATGCTGGGCCGCGACTTCATCGGGATCGAGCGAGAGGAAGCCTATCGCGAGGTTGCCGAAAAGCGCCTGTCCCGGATCCGCCGCCTTGACGCCGAGGCCATTGCGACCACCAAGGCCAAGCGGGCCGAACCGCGCGTGCCCTTTGGCCAGGTGATCGAGCGTGGCATGCTGCGTCCGGGCGAGCAGCTTTATTCCATTGGCAGCCGCCACAAGGCCAAGGTGCGCGCCGATGGCAGCCTGATCGGCAATGACGTCAAGGGCAGCATCCATCAGGTCGGTGCCGCGCTGGAGGGGGCTCCGTCCTGTAATGGCTGGACCTACTGGCATTTCAAGCGCGAGGGGAAGATGATCCCCATCGACCTGCTGCGTCAACAGATCCGCGCCGAGATGGCGGGCGAGGTGTCGCGTCCCAACTGA
- a CDS encoding GntR family transcriptional regulator, whose amino-acid sequence MNTWQSVRAEVLERIRSREWAPGELIPTEEQLSQELGCARATVNRALRELADSGIIERRRKVGTRVASTAARKATLEMPAIRDEIEALGATYGYTLTVFEERTPSEQAMRALQVDADHKLILIQARYLADGEPHCCESLWLNPQSLPVPKRSMLESLPPHEWLASQVPLTHSRYAILAEGASGLCATYLGVEEGTPVLGVERTNWVDATPVSFARQFYRPQHRLVSEE is encoded by the coding sequence ATGAACACGTGGCAATCCGTGCGCGCAGAAGTCCTTGAACGCATTCGATCTCGTGAATGGGCTCCGGGCGAACTGATCCCGACCGAAGAACAGCTGTCGCAAGAGCTGGGCTGCGCCCGCGCCACGGTCAACCGTGCGTTGCGTGAGCTGGCCGATAGCGGCATCATCGAACGCCGCCGCAAAGTGGGCACGCGGGTCGCCTCGACGGCTGCCCGAAAAGCCACCCTTGAAATGCCCGCGATCCGCGATGAGATCGAGGCACTGGGCGCGACCTATGGGTACACGCTGACGGTTTTCGAAGAACGCACGCCCAGCGAACAGGCCATGCGCGCACTGCAGGTGGATGCCGACCACAAGCTGATCCTGATCCAGGCCCGCTATCTGGCGGATGGAGAGCCGCATTGCTGTGAATCCTTGTGGCTGAACCCGCAATCCCTGCCGGTGCCCAAGCGCAGCATGCTGGAAAGCCTGCCGCCGCATGAATGGCTGGCCAGTCAGGTTCCCCTGACCCACAGCCGCTATGCCATTCTGGCCGAGGGCGCGTCGGGCCTTTGCGCCACCTATCTGGGCGTCGAGGAAGGCACCCCGGTCCTGGGGGTCGAGCGGACCAATTGGGTCGACGCCACGCCTGTGTCGTTTGCACGGCAGTTCTATCGCCCGCAGCACCGGCTTGTATCCGAAGAGTAA
- a CDS encoding MFS transporter, which translates to MSAADSATNTPLASDRRTVWLVLSAISLCHMINDVMQSMLSAIYPLLQQEFSLSYAQIGIMTFAFQVTASLLQPLIGMLTDRHPQPKSLPFGMASTFCGVLLLAFAHEYWLLLVGAMLIGVGSAVFHPESSRVARLASGGRFGTAQSLFQLGGNFGQSLGPLLAAFIVVPLGRPAVALFAIAAAVGVIVLGRVGAWAEGRRRASAASIDKTLKLPKGVVLRAIAVLAILVFTKNIYTASMNSYFTFFTIEKFGLSTQGAQIMLFLFLLGMAGGVMLGGLFGDRFGPLKVIWFSILGVLPFTLMLPHVGLVATGVLAVVIGLILASAFPAIVVFAQELVPGRTGTIAGLFFGFSFGMGGIAAAALGVLADMQGIQQVFLYCSFLPLLGILTILLPRSKAMGAA; encoded by the coding sequence ATGAGCGCTGCCGATTCCGCGACCAATACACCTCTGGCCAGTGACAGGCGGACAGTCTGGCTGGTTCTGTCGGCGATCAGCCTGTGTCACATGATCAATGATGTGATGCAGTCGATGCTGTCGGCAATCTATCCGCTGCTGCAGCAGGAATTCTCGCTCAGCTATGCGCAGATCGGCATCATGACCTTTGCCTTTCAGGTCACGGCCTCGCTGTTACAACCTCTGATTGGAATGTTGACGGACCGTCACCCGCAGCCGAAATCCCTGCCCTTCGGCATGGCGTCGACCTTTTGCGGGGTGCTTCTTTTGGCCTTTGCGCATGAATATTGGCTGCTGCTGGTCGGGGCGATGCTGATCGGCGTCGGATCGGCCGTCTTCCATCCCGAAAGTTCGCGCGTGGCGCGCCTGGCATCGGGCGGGCGCTTTGGCACCGCGCAGTCGCTTTTCCAGCTTGGCGGAAATTTCGGCCAGTCGCTGGGTCCGCTTCTGGCGGCCTTCATCGTGGTGCCGCTGGGCCGCCCGGCGGTCGCGCTGTTCGCGATTGCGGCCGCAGTCGGGGTGATCGTTCTGGGCCGGGTCGGCGCCTGGGCCGAGGGGCGCCGCCGTGCCAGCGCAGCCAGCATCGACAAGACCCTGAAACTGCCCAAAGGCGTGGTGCTGCGCGCGATTGCGGTGCTGGCGATCCTGGTCTTTACCAAGAATATCTACACTGCCTCGATGAACAGCTATTTCACCTTTTTCACCATCGAAAAGTTCGGCCTGTCGACGCAGGGCGCGCAGATCATGCTGTTCCTGTTCCTGCTGGGCATGGCCGGGGGCGTGATGCTGGGTGGCTTGTTCGGGGACCGGTTCGGGCCGCTGAAGGTGATCTGGTTCTCGATCCTTGGGGTGCTGCCTTTTACCCTGATGCTGCCACATGTCGGGCTGGTGGCGACCGGTGTTCTGGCCGTGGTGATCGGGCTGATCCTGGCCTCGGCCTTTCCGGCGATTGTCGTTTTCGCGCAAGAGCTTGTGCCGGGCCGCACCGGCACCATCGCGGGCCTGTTCTTCGGCTTTTCCTTCGGCATGGGCGGCATCGCTGCGGCGGCGCTTGGGGTGCTGGCCGATATGCAGGGGATCCAGCAGGTCTTTCTCTACTGCTCGTTCCTGCCGCTACTGGGCATCCTGACCATCCTGCTGCCCAGGTCCAAAGCCATGGGCGCTGCATGA